Proteins encoded by one window of Chromobacterium violaceum ATCC 12472:
- a CDS encoding CinA family protein: MANSRQLASDLGEALQARGESVATAESCTGGMIAAAITDIPGSSGWFSHGVVSYGNQAKQQLLKVQASSLMDHGAVSERVVREMAAGAQALAGADWAVAVSGIAGPDGGSPEKPVGLVWLAIAHPGGQTEAWSRHFSGDRHAVRQQTMEEALARLLERVHGQAAQA, from the coding sequence ATGGCAAATAGCAGACAACTGGCCTCGGACCTAGGCGAGGCCTTGCAGGCCCGAGGCGAAAGCGTGGCCACCGCGGAGTCCTGCACTGGCGGCATGATCGCGGCAGCCATCACCGACATCCCGGGAAGCTCCGGCTGGTTCAGCCATGGCGTGGTCAGCTATGGCAACCAGGCCAAGCAGCAACTATTGAAAGTCCAGGCTTCGTCGTTGATGGATCATGGCGCGGTCAGCGAGCGCGTGGTGCGCGAGATGGCCGCCGGCGCGCAGGCTCTGGCCGGCGCCGACTGGGCGGTGGCCGTTTCCGGCATTGCCGGTCCGGACGGCGGTTCGCCGGAAAAGCCGGTGGGTCTGGTCTGGCTCGCCATCGCGCATCCTGGCGGGCAGACCGAGGCCTGGAGCCGGCATTTCTCCGGCGATCGCCACGCGGTGCGTCAGCAAACGATGGAAGAGGCGTTGGCGCGCCTGCTGGAGCGCGTTCACGGCCAGGCGGCGCAAGCTTGA
- a CDS encoding sterol desaturase family protein, which produces MELYAFPALAILFVGIFTREVIAPASKNRCDRRWLLLASALGGCTAAVTLALGGLFAAQIDSVALIPAARGWPDILVGAASFLLTSFAFYWWHRATHASDLLWRLFHQLHHSPGRVEALTAFYAHPLDSAAAVLISAFSSYLVLGASPVAAAWALFFTSGFDLFLHGDMKTPRWLGYFLQRPEMHTVHHAHGHHAQNYGLPLWDLLFGTWSNPEERVARLGFDADKADNIHAMLLCRDVHKGG; this is translated from the coding sequence ATGGAGTTATACGCTTTTCCCGCGCTGGCGATCCTGTTCGTCGGCATCTTCACCCGAGAGGTGATCGCGCCCGCATCGAAAAACCGCTGCGACCGCCGCTGGCTGCTGCTTGCCTCTGCGCTGGGCGGGTGCACGGCGGCGGTCACGCTGGCGCTGGGCGGTCTGTTCGCCGCGCAGATCGACAGCGTCGCGCTGATTCCGGCCGCGCGCGGCTGGCCCGATATCCTGGTGGGCGCGGCCAGCTTCCTGCTGACCAGCTTCGCCTTCTATTGGTGGCACCGCGCGACGCACGCTTCCGACCTGCTGTGGCGGCTGTTTCACCAGCTTCATCACAGCCCTGGGAGGGTTGAGGCGCTGACCGCGTTTTACGCGCATCCGCTGGATTCGGCGGCCGCGGTGCTGATCAGCGCTTTCTCCAGCTACCTGGTGCTGGGCGCGTCTCCTGTCGCGGCAGCCTGGGCGCTGTTTTTCACCAGCGGCTTCGATCTGTTTCTGCATGGCGATATGAAGACTCCGCGCTGGCTGGGCTATTTCCTCCAACGCCCGGAAATGCATACCGTCCACCACGCCCATGGCCACCATGCTCAGAATTACGGCCTGCCCCTGTGGGATTTGCTGTTTGGCACCTGGAGCAATCCGGAGGAGAGAGTGGCGCGCCTGGGCTTCGATGCCGACAAGGCGGACAACATCCATGCGATGTTGCTATGCCGCGACGTGCACAAGGGCGGCTGA
- the xerC gene encoding tyrosine recombinase XerC, producing the protein MDEAIRRFIEHLAVAGRSPHTLAAYRADIELLENMMQAKSARDATAAELRKALAKLHAQGLSSRSLARRLSSWRQFYHWLQRNGEREDNPAAGLYAPKRDKLLPKALPVDGTAALLDRIEGESELDARDRAIFELVYSCGLRLSETVALNLDDVDFSDSLLRIRGKGGKERLVPIGAEAMLRLRTWLGERSAGMDEPALFLGRHGHRLGGRQVEKRLRDWAIKTGAGQHVHPHMLRHSFASHMLQSSGDLRAVQELLGHANLSSTQIYTALDFQHLAKVYDGAHPRARKRGKPDDENKS; encoded by the coding sequence ATGGACGAGGCCATCCGCCGCTTCATCGAGCATCTGGCCGTCGCCGGCCGCAGCCCGCACACGCTCGCAGCCTACCGGGCCGACATCGAACTGCTGGAAAACATGATGCAGGCCAAATCCGCTCGCGACGCCACCGCCGCGGAATTGCGCAAGGCGCTGGCCAAATTGCACGCGCAAGGATTGAGCAGCCGCAGCCTGGCGCGGCGGCTGTCCTCGTGGCGGCAGTTCTACCATTGGCTGCAGCGCAACGGAGAGCGCGAGGACAACCCTGCCGCCGGGCTGTACGCCCCCAAGCGAGACAAGTTGCTGCCCAAGGCATTGCCGGTCGACGGCACGGCAGCGCTGCTCGACCGGATAGAAGGCGAAAGCGAACTGGATGCCCGCGACCGCGCGATATTCGAGCTGGTTTACAGCTGCGGCCTCCGGCTGTCGGAAACCGTGGCGCTGAATCTGGACGACGTGGACTTTTCCGACAGTCTGCTGCGCATCCGCGGCAAGGGCGGCAAGGAGAGGCTGGTGCCCATCGGCGCCGAAGCCATGCTCAGACTGCGGACCTGGCTGGGCGAACGCTCGGCGGGAATGGATGAGCCGGCGCTGTTTCTGGGCCGGCACGGCCACCGGCTGGGAGGCCGCCAGGTGGAAAAACGATTGCGCGACTGGGCGATCAAGACCGGGGCCGGCCAGCATGTCCACCCGCACATGCTGCGCCACTCGTTCGCCTCCCACATGCTGCAATCATCAGGCGATCTGCGCGCGGTGCAGGAACTGCTGGGCCACGCCAACCTGTCCAGCACCCAGATTTACACCGCGCTGGACTTCCAGCACCTGGCCAAGGTGTATGACGGCGCGCATCCGCGCGCGCGCAAGCGCGGCAAGCCGGACGACGAAAACAAATCATAA
- a CDS encoding AAA family ATPase, translating to MNTRFTGTERYIATDDLMMAVNASITLQRPLLIKGEPGTGKTMLAEEVAASLDRELIVWPIKSTTKAQHGLYEYDAVSRLRDSQLGDAKVHDIANYIVKGKLWQAFEAEQAPVLLIDEIDKADIEFPNDLLRELDQMEFFVHETQAFVRARQRPIIIITSNNEKELPDAFLRRCFFHYIRFPDPETMQSIIDVHFPDIRQQLVQQALEVFFSIRELPGLKKKPTTSELLDWLKLLSGENIGAEELAGLHERNAPPPLAGALLKNEQDLQLFERLMQMARLRRN from the coding sequence ATGAACACTCGCTTTACTGGAACCGAACGCTACATCGCCACCGACGACCTGATGATGGCCGTCAACGCCTCCATCACGCTGCAGCGCCCGCTGCTGATCAAGGGCGAACCGGGCACCGGCAAAACCATGCTGGCGGAGGAAGTGGCCGCCAGCCTGGACCGGGAGCTGATCGTCTGGCCGATCAAATCCACCACCAAGGCGCAGCATGGGCTTTACGAATACGACGCCGTATCGCGGCTGCGCGACTCCCAGCTGGGCGACGCCAAGGTGCACGACATCGCCAACTACATCGTCAAGGGCAAGCTGTGGCAGGCCTTCGAGGCCGAGCAGGCTCCCGTGCTGCTGATCGACGAAATAGACAAGGCCGACATCGAGTTTCCCAACGATCTGCTGCGCGAACTGGACCAGATGGAATTCTTCGTCCATGAAACCCAAGCGTTCGTGCGCGCCAGGCAGCGCCCCATCATCATCATCACCTCCAACAATGAAAAAGAGCTGCCGGATGCCTTCCTGCGGCGCTGCTTCTTCCACTACATCCGCTTCCCGGACCCCGAGACGATGCAAAGCATCATCGACGTCCATTTCCCGGACATCCGCCAGCAGCTGGTTCAGCAGGCGCTGGAGGTGTTCTTTTCGATACGGGAATTGCCGGGCCTGAAGAAAAAGCCCACCACATCCGAACTCCTGGACTGGCTGAAACTGCTCTCCGGAGAGAATATCGGCGCAGAAGAACTGGCCGGGCTGCACGAACGCAACGCGCCGCCGCCCCTGGCCGGCGCGCTGCTGAAGAACGAGCAGGATCTGCAGCTGTTCGAGCGGCTGATGCAGATGGCGCGCCTGCGCCGCAACTGA